One segment of Anomalospiza imberbis isolate Cuckoo-Finch-1a 21T00152 unplaced genomic scaffold, ASM3175350v1 scaffold_221, whole genome shotgun sequence DNA contains the following:
- the LOC137466460 gene encoding uncharacterized protein, producing the protein MSCISIRSCSRIFRYLLQLLSTQEPRWDLPALAFLVEVLKFLDLTKSGVSILKIMSRHLQSECRERRRLALRGLVVLSKDPLTARRMCSVSQSLLELLGDADGDVVSMSLRVFRNVLQHKDILVSSTTAPKLAEALLLLFDHDNSYVQVLSLELFFRVMDLVVDEGKKPLEKILSQSLLPLFFYCHDENQRIAKASQETLLRVAEFLKRRKLKQLVKKEQLWKFAERLLEEDRSRVAEHLRQTLPYLDSPQEPLREAAVRFMGMAGVLLMGQQEELHALSQGAALDQTQEQEPSRGRFRKSLKVPAAIPTWAGPAVTAQPSTTLGALHGTHQASLSFVLLQMFRKFLRIRRRKTGSTAAEGPAKPDSGLTELQAEPDVSPDSAERSEDSDASATETWAKALHSSKTEDVAITNSNNEETQGITNTDTTPAPTMIHAPTMDFFEESAVLSQQQVPGIVRNIHQSLVSHVSVDARLQIDLVRLAEEHPADVVLTLLRCAPTCDRAAAMMWRTIGSSGPAVEKVLPTLLRVMEDWPLHRMCTSDGDNEDVFALAATLVIWVIVQVPACNKAMIPYSSHLFVALLFHVVITTQQTPPEEVDNFWRACQEEHRLPSKPNRFAVQVMKALLYQLRCDRVVKAMKHKRGWDMLLCADTQHYAVGLLAR; encoded by the exons ATGTCCTGCATCTCCATACGCTCGTGTTCCCGGATCTTCCGctatctgctccagctgctcagcacacaggagccacgctgggatcTGCCCgccctggcattccttgtggag gtcctaAAGTTCTTGGATTTGACTAAATCTGGTGTCAGCATCCTGAAGATcatgtcaaggcacctgcagagcgagtgcagggagcggcgtcgcctggcgctcagaGGCCTCGTGGTGCTCAGCAAGGATCCCTTGacg gccagaAGGATGTGCAGTGTATCTCAAAGCCTTCTGGAGTTGCTGGGAGATGCAGATGGAGACGTGGTCAGCATGAGCCTCCGTGTGTTCAGGAATGTGCTCCAGCACAAAGACATCCTGGTATCCAGCACCACTGCCCCAAAGCTGGCTGAGgcgctcctgctgctctttgaccac GACAACAGCTATGTGCAGGTGCTCTCGCTTGAGCTTTTCTTCAGGGTGATGGACCTGgtagtggatgagggaaaaaagcccctTGAGAAGATTTTGAGCCAAAGCCTGCTCCCACTCTTTTTctactgccatgatgagaatcagcGCATTGCAAAG gcctctCAGGAAACACTGCTTCGTGTGGccgagttcctgaagagaaggaagctcAAGCAGCTGGTgaagaaggagcagctgtggaagtTTGCAGAGCGCCTG ctggaagaggacaggagccgagtggccgagcacctgcgccaGACCCTTCCCTACCTGgacagcccacaggagcccctgcgagaggcggccgtcaggttcatgg gcatGGCCGGGGTGCTTCtgatggggcagcaggaagagctccaCGCCCTCAGtcagg gtgcagccctggaccagacacaagagcaggaacccagccgtggccgcttccgcaaaagcctgaaggtaccagcagccatccccacctgggctgggcctgctgtcactgctcagccgagcaccacgcTTGGAGCACTCCATGGAACACACCAggcttccctgtcctttgttctcctgcagatgttccggaagttcctgcgcattcggcggagaaagaccggcagcacagcagctgagggcccagccaagcctgactcggggctgaccgagctccaggctgagcctgatgtcagcccggattcggctgagcgctcagaagactctgacgcctcagcgactgaaacctgggcaaaggctcttCACTCGTCAAAGACTGAGGATGTGGCCATCACAAACAGCAacaatgaagagactcaggGCATCACAAATACTGACACCACGCCTGCTCCCACTATGATTCATGCTCCCACTATGGATTTTTTCGAGGAGAGTGCTGTTCtttctcagcagcag gtgccaggcATTGTAAGGAACATCCACCAGAGTCTCGTCTCCCacgtctctgtggatgccaggctgcaaattgaccttgtgaggctggctgaagaacaccctgctgacgtggtgctgaccctcctgcgctgtgccccaacgtgtgacag agctgctgcaatgATGTGGAGAACCATAGGATCAtcgggaccagcagtggagaaagtgctgccaacactgctcCGTGTGATGGAGGACTGGCCTCTGCACAGAATGTGCACGTCTGATGGGGACAACGAGGACGtttttgccctggct gcaactctggtgatctgggtGATTGTCCAGGTGCCTGCGTGCAACAAGGCGATGATCCCTTATTCCTCCCACCTGTTTGTggctctgctcttccatgttgtcatcaccacacagcagacgccaccagaggaagttgataacttctggagagcatgccaggaggaacaccgccttcccagcaagcccaacag gtttgcagtgcaggtCATGAAGGCTCTGCTCTACCAACTGCGCTGTGACCGTGTGGTGAAGGCTATGAAGCACAAGCGTGGCTGGgacatgctgctgtgtgctgacacccagcactaCGCCGTGGGTCTgttggccaggtga